The following are encoded in a window of Staphylospora marina genomic DNA:
- a CDS encoding type VII secretion protein EssB/YukC, with amino-acid sequence MKRIPMGDGTLTIDGDQIFYRIPAKDCNVTREELIEIEDLPGIGFRAKARFTEDESQLELHFVPEEKFVPFDRIRNDWFQDVSVRLTISRNLLLIADYFMHRPQWVTLFHPMNFFVHEQDGTVLVLYRGLKGQMPAPGYEEESLAEQVKRLILLLFTSSKYEELLLNGNSYAARRLIEAYRPLVRKLLKARELEELQQVMDEAIEEHAREMEQKEEASQAAGASEKKPIPWLPVAGGVVGLLALMAVLWMDPESAPPEESALPREYVDSLRAMAIRDTRWLTRSLEQLDDQELKSLSPDDRQSALELLVFIGDIDRVNKVDPEFMANFARKEQKIKELRFEKAVYQKDNGLITELWNQIYLTPRRYKIAVEAFAHLGKYEEAKKTAEQSKDHRLVEWVQKQQSQQQSGGQQKANPSTPQQTSTQKNS; translated from the coding sequence ATGAAACGCATACCAATGGGAGACGGGACTCTGACCATTGACGGAGATCAGATCTTCTATCGCATTCCCGCGAAAGATTGCAACGTGACCCGCGAAGAGTTGATTGAAATCGAGGATTTACCGGGCATCGGTTTCCGGGCAAAAGCCCGGTTTACGGAAGACGAAAGCCAGTTGGAGTTGCACTTTGTTCCCGAGGAGAAATTCGTACCGTTTGATCGGATCCGCAACGATTGGTTTCAGGACGTTTCCGTCCGGCTGACCATTTCGCGCAACTTGCTGCTGATCGCCGACTATTTCATGCACAGGCCGCAATGGGTCACGCTGTTTCACCCCATGAATTTCTTCGTGCACGAGCAAGACGGCACCGTGTTGGTCCTTTACCGGGGACTGAAGGGACAGATGCCGGCACCGGGATATGAGGAAGAATCGCTGGCGGAACAGGTGAAGCGGCTGATTCTGCTCCTGTTCACCTCTTCAAAGTATGAGGAGCTCTTGCTCAACGGGAACAGTTATGCCGCTCGCCGGTTGATCGAAGCCTACCGCCCGCTCGTCAGGAAATTGCTGAAGGCCCGCGAGTTGGAAGAGTTGCAGCAAGTCATGGACGAAGCGATCGAAGAACATGCGCGGGAGATGGAACAGAAGGAAGAGGCTTCCCAGGCGGCCGGAGCTTCGGAGAAAAAACCGATCCCCTGGCTTCCCGTGGCGGGCGGGGTGGTCGGGCTGTTGGCGCTCATGGCGGTATTGTGGATGGATCCGGAGAGCGCTCCCCCGGAAGAATCGGCCTTGCCAAGGGAGTATGTGGACAGTCTCCGGGCGATGGCCATCCGCGATACCCGGTGGCTCACCCGTTCCCTGGAGCAACTGGATGATCAGGAACTGAAATCCCTGAGCCCGGATGACCGGCAAAGTGCATTGGAACTTCTTGTGTTCATCGGGGACATCGACCGCGTGAACAAAGTGGATCCGGAGTTTATGGCGAATTTCGCGCGGAAAGAGCAAAAGATCAAAGAGCTGCGATTTGAAAAAGCCGTCTATCAAAAAGACAACGGATTGATCACCGAACTGTGGAACCAGATTTACCTGACTCCCCGCCGTTACAAAATCGCCGTGGAGGCTTTCGCCCATCTCGGCAAGTATGAAGAGGCAAAGAAAACCGCCGAACAAAGCAAAGACCACCGTCTGGTGGAATGGGTGCAAAAACAACAATCACAGCAGCAATCCGGCGGTCAACAAAAGGCGAATCCGTCAACACCACAGCAGACATCGACCCAAAAAAACTCGTGA
- a CDS encoding VirD4-like conjugal transfer protein, CD1115 family, whose product MQKADMRSLIGALVATLLAVAGVEWVLIALIATFPALDQFQGALLSLSPEMLERAFRERMFLTLQIGVAGGAVWLFFRLLKMFGGDGRYRNAADYGAYGTSQESRPEEIFDDRQFCKRTWNKSPERNLENPRGLIFGLLDGRPVILPENTSIPNRNVFIVGPPGSAKTQGYVLTNIIHERDRSMVVTDPKGEIFEATYRLKKEQGYEVRLVNFKEMKVSDRYNPIDYITKEVDAEQVATTIVLNAQQDQKADFWTRAEVALLKTLLLYVKYHCPENPTMAKVKEILTVHGQTPEQMDEFFARLSPDDPAYRAYQIVRMAQDRTRASIFISLGITLSKFDSNDVRRFTSTSDFRFDDIGKKKMILYVILPVADSTWEPLISTFFNQLFQRLYDVADHHFNRLPVPVNLFLDEFPNLGKIPGYEEILATCRSYGISCSTIVQSFGQLIDKYNKEKAEAILANCSLRLLLGVNDKLTAEYFSELIGKTTIKTSSSSVSKGKGGGSESSSESFAQRNLYTPDELMRMERDTSILLVTGLNPIRLKKIFQFRFFKGLLGDHNKTSRFDFLKLERGEAWIEDETKTLSARETPTPVRTEPVRKEPDRPESQQMEEMTMEDLDALIADLEKQVEEIERKQLQEEEQSAVG is encoded by the coding sequence ATGCAAAAAGCCGACATGCGAAGTTTGATCGGCGCCCTGGTCGCGACATTGCTCGCGGTGGCGGGAGTGGAGTGGGTGTTGATTGCCTTGATCGCCACTTTTCCCGCGTTGGACCAATTTCAGGGCGCCTTGCTTTCTCTCTCACCGGAGATGCTCGAGCGGGCATTCCGTGAACGAATGTTTCTCACGCTGCAAATCGGTGTGGCCGGAGGGGCTGTCTGGTTGTTTTTCCGGCTGCTCAAGATGTTCGGAGGGGATGGCCGTTACCGGAACGCGGCGGATTACGGAGCATACGGAACCAGCCAGGAGAGCAGGCCGGAGGAGATTTTTGACGACCGGCAGTTTTGCAAAAGAACCTGGAACAAATCACCCGAGCGAAATCTGGAAAATCCGCGGGGACTGATTTTCGGCCTGTTGGACGGACGGCCCGTCATTCTGCCGGAGAACACCTCCATTCCCAACCGCAACGTGTTTATCGTGGGACCACCGGGATCGGCCAAAACGCAAGGATATGTGCTGACCAACATCATTCACGAGCGCGATCGGTCCATGGTGGTCACGGACCCCAAAGGAGAGATTTTCGAAGCGACGTATCGCCTGAAAAAGGAACAGGGGTATGAAGTCCGTCTGGTCAACTTCAAGGAGATGAAAGTCTCCGACCGCTATAATCCCATCGATTACATCACCAAGGAAGTGGATGCCGAGCAGGTGGCCACCACCATCGTACTCAACGCCCAACAGGACCAGAAGGCGGATTTCTGGACCCGGGCGGAAGTCGCTCTGCTGAAAACGCTGCTCCTTTACGTGAAGTATCACTGCCCGGAAAATCCGACCATGGCGAAGGTGAAGGAAATCCTGACCGTACACGGGCAGACGCCGGAACAGATGGACGAGTTTTTCGCCAGGCTTTCTCCGGACGATCCGGCCTATCGGGCCTATCAAATCGTCCGGATGGCCCAGGATCGGACGAGAGCCTCGATATTCATTTCGCTCGGGATCACCTTGAGCAAATTTGACAGCAATGATGTCCGCCGGTTCACGTCCACCAGCGATTTCCGCTTCGATGACATCGGCAAAAAGAAAATGATTTTGTATGTGATCCTCCCCGTGGCCGACTCCACCTGGGAGCCGCTCATCAGCACCTTCTTCAACCAGCTGTTCCAACGCCTGTACGACGTGGCGGACCACCACTTCAACCGTTTGCCGGTGCCGGTCAATCTGTTCCTGGACGAATTTCCGAACCTCGGGAAAATCCCGGGCTACGAAGAGATTCTCGCCACCTGCCGAAGCTACGGAATCAGTTGCAGCACCATCGTGCAGTCGTTCGGTCAGCTGATTGACAAATACAACAAGGAAAAGGCCGAGGCCATCCTGGCCAACTGCTCGCTCCGTCTCTTGCTGGGAGTCAACGACAAATTGACGGCCGAGTATTTCAGTGAACTGATCGGAAAAACCACGATCAAAACGTCTTCGTCGTCCGTTTCCAAAGGCAAGGGCGGAGGCAGTGAATCCAGCTCGGAAAGTTTTGCGCAGCGAAACCTCTACACGCCCGACGAACTGATGCGAATGGAACGGGACACGTCCATTCTGCTGGTGACCGGGTTGAACCCGATTCGCTTGAAAAAGATATTTCAGTTCCGGTTCTTCAAAGGGTTGTTGGGGGATCACAACAAAACCAGCCGCTTTGATTTTTTGAAGCTGGAGCGGGGAGAGGCTTGGATCGAGGACGAAACGAAAACCCTGTCGGCCAGGGAGACACCGACGCCGGTCCGAACGGAACCCGTCCGAAAAGAACCTGACCGCCCGGAATCGCAACAGATGGAAGAGATGACCATGGAAGACCTCGACGCGTTGATCGCAGACCTGGAAAAACAGGTTGAGGAAATTGAACGGAAACAGCTGCAGGAGGAAGAACAATCCGCAGTCGGGTGA
- a CDS encoding M23 family metallopeptidase — translation MISKALVIKELIRYGAYVALGLLVVIILGVFGSSDGSEQVAEAVHCRPSGQTPTVEELNKKLLGKGVFEGKADAFIEAGKRHGVDPVLVAAIAFHETGMGTSHMVRTKNNPGGLYANGGFMEFPTLDDGIDKMTENLAKNYIRQGLKTPEQIGPKYAPVPDENDPNGLNRHWIPNVIRYVNQLGGLSYDCSPVDLENLGPVSASGFLRPIPTNFRITSKFGPRWGRIHTGLDFACQGGVTPIVASKSGRVAASLFGTPGSGFFGYGEVVLVDHGGGVQTLYAHMTQRNVNVGDQVAQGQQLGICGSTGNSTGPHLHFEVRINGGRFDPLPFLEH, via the coding sequence GTGATTTCAAAAGCCCTGGTGATCAAAGAACTGATCAGGTACGGAGCGTATGTGGCACTCGGCTTGTTGGTTGTGATCATATTAGGGGTTTTCGGCAGCAGCGATGGTTCAGAGCAAGTCGCGGAAGCCGTCCATTGCCGACCTTCCGGCCAAACTCCCACCGTGGAGGAATTGAACAAAAAACTCCTCGGGAAGGGAGTTTTTGAGGGGAAAGCGGATGCCTTTATCGAAGCGGGAAAACGTCACGGGGTGGATCCCGTGCTCGTGGCGGCCATCGCCTTCCACGAGACCGGAATGGGTACTTCCCATATGGTACGCACCAAGAACAACCCGGGGGGATTGTATGCCAACGGGGGCTTCATGGAGTTTCCCACCTTGGACGACGGGATCGACAAAATGACCGAAAATCTGGCGAAGAATTACATCCGGCAAGGCCTCAAGACACCGGAACAGATCGGCCCCAAATATGCCCCGGTTCCCGATGAAAACGATCCGAACGGGCTGAACCGGCATTGGATTCCCAATGTGATCAGGTATGTCAATCAACTCGGGGGTCTGTCCTATGACTGTTCTCCTGTGGATCTGGAAAATCTGGGTCCGGTTTCCGCAAGCGGATTTCTTCGACCGATACCGACGAATTTCCGGATTACCAGCAAGTTCGGACCTCGGTGGGGCCGAATTCATACAGGGCTGGATTTTGCATGCCAGGGAGGGGTCACCCCGATCGTGGCTTCCAAAAGTGGAAGAGTGGCGGCTTCCCTGTTCGGGACACCGGGATCCGGGTTCTTCGGATACGGCGAAGTGGTGCTGGTGGATCACGGAGGCGGGGTCCAAACGTTGTACGCCCACATGACCCAAAGGAATGTGAACGTCGGCGATCAGGTGGCGCAAGGACAACAACTGGGCATTTGCGGTTCCACCGGCAACAGCACCGGTCCTCATCTGCACTTTGAAGTTCGGATCAATGGTGGAAGGTTTGATCCGCTGCCATTTTTGGAGCACTGA
- a CDS encoding long-chain fatty acid--CoA ligase: MMNYPLTLPHLLERARLIHGSAEIVSRMPDKSLHRYTYDDFVRRAKSLAKALIQAGLRKGDRVGTLMWNHYVHLEAYFGIPVSGGVLHTLNLRLHPDEIAYIAGHAEDRFLIVDDVLLPLLKRFEDKLRVEKIIVVPLTGQPVPEPYTDYEAFIAGAGSPDDFEYPDLDEQDALGMCYTSGTTGRPKGVVYSHRSMILHSFACAMTDTMGLSIKDSAMPVVPMFHVNAWGLPFTLTMVGSKQVYPGPHLDPVSLLELMQHEQVTFAAGVPTIWFGILQELEKNPGHWKLQDGLRTAVGGSAAPESMLRGMDRHGVRVIHAWGMTETAPVGTVGILKPHLLKRSEDEQYAWRAKQGIPVPFVEIRVVGENGEAPWDGKSMGELEVRGPWVAAAYHNLPDGSDSFTEDGWFRTGDVATIDEEGYMKITDRTKDLIKSGGEWISSVDLENAIMAHPAVKEAAVVGISHPKWQERPLAVVVKKEGADLTLEGLHAFLAPKFAKWWLPDEMVFVDEIPRTSAGKFLKSRLREEYKDLYSGGSAS, encoded by the coding sequence ATGATGAATTATCCGCTGACCTTGCCGCATCTTTTGGAGAGGGCCCGTCTGATTCACGGCTCCGCCGAAATCGTTTCGCGCATGCCGGACAAAAGCTTGCACCGGTATACGTATGACGATTTTGTGCGCAGGGCCAAGTCACTGGCCAAGGCATTGATCCAGGCGGGACTTCGCAAGGGAGACCGGGTGGGAACGCTGATGTGGAACCATTATGTCCATTTGGAGGCGTATTTCGGCATTCCCGTCTCCGGAGGAGTGTTGCACACGCTGAATCTTCGTCTGCATCCGGATGAAATCGCATACATTGCCGGACACGCCGAAGATCGGTTCCTGATCGTGGATGATGTCTTGCTGCCTCTTTTGAAACGATTTGAGGACAAGCTCCGGGTGGAAAAAATCATCGTGGTGCCGCTGACCGGCCAGCCCGTCCCCGAGCCGTACACGGATTATGAAGCGTTCATTGCGGGAGCCGGATCCCCGGATGATTTCGAATACCCCGACCTGGACGAACAGGATGCGTTGGGAATGTGTTACACGTCCGGGACGACGGGAAGACCGAAGGGAGTCGTTTACTCGCACCGGTCCATGATTCTCCATTCGTTCGCTTGTGCCATGACGGATACCATGGGCCTGAGCATCAAGGATTCTGCCATGCCGGTGGTTCCGATGTTTCACGTCAATGCCTGGGGGCTGCCGTTCACGCTGACGATGGTGGGCTCCAAACAGGTCTATCCCGGTCCGCATTTGGATCCCGTCAGCCTGCTGGAATTGATGCAGCATGAGCAGGTGACGTTTGCGGCGGGTGTTCCGACGATTTGGTTCGGGATCCTGCAGGAGTTGGAGAAGAATCCGGGTCATTGGAAATTGCAGGACGGGTTGAGAACGGCGGTGGGCGGATCAGCCGCTCCCGAATCGATGCTCCGGGGAATGGACCGACACGGTGTCAGGGTGATTCATGCCTGGGGAATGACCGAAACGGCTCCGGTCGGAACGGTGGGCATTTTGAAGCCGCATCTGTTGAAGCGTTCCGAAGATGAGCAGTATGCCTGGCGGGCCAAGCAGGGCATTCCCGTGCCGTTCGTCGAGATTCGGGTGGTGGGGGAAAACGGAGAGGCTCCCTGGGACGGCAAGTCGATGGGAGAGCTGGAAGTGCGCGGTCCCTGGGTGGCGGCCGCCTACCACAACTTGCCCGATGGTTCCGATTCCTTCACGGAAGACGGATGGTTCCGGACCGGAGACGTGGCGACGATCGATGAGGAAGGGTACATGAAAATCACCGACCGGACGAAGGATCTCATCAAATCGGGCGGTGAGTGGATCAGCTCCGTCGATCTGGAAAACGCGATCATGGCCCATCCTGCCGTGAAGGAAGCCGCCGTGGTGGGAATTTCCCATCCCAAGTGGCAGGAACGACCGCTGGCCGTGGTGGTCAAAAAAGAGGGAGCCGACCTGACGCTGGAAGGGCTTCATGCGTTTCTCGCTCCGAAATTCGCCAAGTGGTGGTTGCCCGATGAAATGGTGTTCGTCGATGAAATCCCCCGGACTTCGGCAGGAAAGTTCCTCAAGTCCCGATTGAGGGAAGAGTACAAGGATCTGTATTCGGGCGGTTCGGCGAGCTGA
- a CDS encoding conjugal transfer protein TrbL family protein, with protein MSRLRKWLLLFCMFAVLLIINPGVASAEEIDFKCGTFDPGCHIDQWLANIAVSTTKKGVEFIANLAKEPSKLLSNTKVREFKGYFEKAAWSFITVFFLFHLVRVLAMYWVDEDLVLFKRMLVKLIITVTMCTGYTWAMTEMTAVANDTMMGFAKLELSVTRTNLLLQVFKIQRGFVIILALIFAILLIIVAIQVAIRAAELAFLFISGPFAIATNLNENFNLFPAWWRSLLSILITQVFQIIMLSLTIQLFSDVRIDNDASLTNFIWGMGMMVLTLKSPSYLKELMYSTGAGQAVVGAAAKSGMEMGKAVLSRLMRK; from the coding sequence ATGAGTAGGCTCCGGAAGTGGCTCCTTCTGTTCTGCATGTTTGCGGTTCTCCTGATCATCAATCCCGGCGTCGCCAGTGCGGAAGAGATCGATTTCAAATGCGGTACATTTGATCCGGGGTGCCATATCGATCAGTGGTTGGCGAATATTGCCGTATCCACCACGAAAAAAGGGGTTGAATTCATTGCGAATCTGGCCAAAGAACCGAGTAAGTTACTCAGTAATACAAAGGTAAGAGAATTTAAAGGATATTTTGAAAAAGCGGCTTGGTCATTCATTACGGTTTTTTTCCTCTTCCATCTGGTGCGGGTCCTTGCCATGTACTGGGTGGATGAAGATTTGGTGCTTTTCAAACGGATGTTGGTCAAGTTGATCATTACGGTGACCATGTGTACCGGATATACATGGGCAATGACTGAGATGACAGCAGTCGCCAATGATACCATGATGGGGTTCGCGAAATTGGAGTTGTCGGTCACTCGAACAAATTTGTTGTTACAGGTGTTTAAAATACAACGGGGGTTCGTCATCATTTTGGCCCTGATATTTGCCATCTTGTTGATCATTGTGGCCATTCAGGTGGCCATCCGGGCAGCGGAGTTGGCGTTCCTGTTCATTTCCGGTCCCTTTGCCATCGCCACCAATCTGAATGAAAATTTCAATCTGTTTCCCGCATGGTGGCGAAGCTTGTTGTCAATTCTGATTACCCAGGTATTCCAAATCATCATGCTGTCCCTCACCATCCAGTTGTTCAGCGATGTGCGCATCGATAACGATGCCAGCCTGACCAATTTCATCTGGGGAATGGGGATGATGGTTCTCACCCTTAAATCACCTTCGTACCTCAAGGAATTGATGTACTCCACGGGAGCTGGGCAAGCAGTGGTCGGAGCAGCCGCAAAGTCCGGGATGGAGATGGGAAAAGCCGTGTTGAGCCGGCTGATGAGAAAATGA
- a CDS encoding flavin monoamine oxidase family protein, with protein MAELSIEQMVSIVREGLGMATSPEKVVIVGAGMAGLTAGSLLKQAGYRVVILEASCRIGGRVYTIRRPFSPGQFFEAGAMRIPSTHKLIREYIRKFGLSLKPFINSTPEDRIYVNGVKVRRKDYEGNPDILRYPVAPNERGKTAEELVRNIIRQVNDLYHRTRPELRPELTRRLESLPFDSFLKDNPYGIELSTGAVDMVRVLLDVQGLAELSFLDNIRILSQFLDPTISYDFIEGGMDRLPRSMYKEVQELVRFREKLFHIASHGEEVTLYTENTRTGAVSSWTGDYVIIAIPFSMLRSVTVEPYDAFSYYKRKAIRTLHYVPATKVGIEFKTRFWEREGMDGGQTVTDLPTRFTYYPSHGIGTPTPAVVLASYTWEDDTHPWNSQPEEERLRLALRNLHRIHGDVVYRDFVTGRSKSWIQDPFIGGGFVVFKPGQESELGPYIAVPEGRVHFAGEHTSTVRAWIEGAIQSGIRAAYEIHRASESDGQHPPSAG; from the coding sequence ATGGCGGAACTTTCCATCGAGCAAATGGTCTCGATCGTCCGTGAAGGGCTCGGCATGGCCACCAGCCCCGAAAAAGTGGTCATTGTCGGGGCGGGAATGGCGGGATTGACGGCCGGTTCCTTGTTGAAACAAGCAGGATACCGGGTGGTGATTCTGGAAGCGTCCTGCCGGATCGGCGGAAGGGTATACACGATTCGGAGACCGTTTTCACCCGGCCAATTCTTTGAAGCGGGAGCGATGCGCATCCCATCCACTCACAAGCTGATCCGGGAATACATCCGCAAATTCGGATTGTCCCTGAAGCCTTTCATCAACAGCACCCCGGAAGACCGGATTTACGTCAACGGCGTCAAAGTGAGGCGGAAGGATTATGAGGGGAACCCCGACATCCTCCGATATCCCGTGGCCCCCAATGAACGGGGAAAGACGGCGGAAGAACTGGTCAGGAACATCATCCGGCAGGTGAACGATCTCTATCACCGCACCCGGCCCGAGCTTCGGCCGGAACTGACCCGAAGACTGGAAAGCCTCCCCTTCGACTCATTCCTCAAAGACAATCCGTACGGCATCGAGCTTTCCACCGGAGCGGTCGACATGGTCCGGGTCCTCCTGGACGTGCAGGGGTTGGCGGAACTCTCATTTCTGGACAATATCCGGATTTTGAGCCAATTCCTCGATCCCACGATTTCGTACGATTTCATCGAAGGAGGCATGGACCGACTTCCCCGCAGCATGTACAAGGAAGTCCAAGAGCTTGTCCGCTTTCGGGAAAAACTGTTTCACATCGCTTCCCACGGAGAAGAGGTCACGCTCTACACGGAAAACACGCGCACCGGCGCCGTTTCTTCCTGGACCGGGGATTACGTCATCATCGCCATTCCGTTTTCGATGCTCCGCTCGGTGACCGTGGAACCCTATGACGCTTTCTCCTACTACAAGCGAAAAGCCATCCGGACGCTGCACTACGTCCCGGCCACCAAGGTGGGCATCGAATTCAAAACCCGTTTTTGGGAACGGGAAGGCATGGATGGAGGTCAGACCGTTACGGACTTGCCCACCCGTTTTACGTATTATCCCAGTCATGGAATCGGCACGCCCACTCCCGCAGTGGTCCTTGCCAGCTATACCTGGGAAGACGACACCCATCCCTGGAACAGCCAGCCGGAAGAAGAACGCCTGAGACTGGCGCTCCGAAACCTGCACCGGATTCACGGGGACGTGGTGTACCGCGACTTTGTGACCGGCCGTTCGAAAAGTTGGATCCAGGATCCATTTATCGGGGGAGGTTTCGTCGTCTTCAAGCCGGGGCAGGAATCCGAGCTGGGACCTTATATCGCGGTTCCGGAAGGCAGGGTTCATTTCGCGGGCGAACACACCTCCACGGTCCGTGCGTGGATCGAAGGCGCCATCCAGTCGGGAATCCGTGCCGCGTACGAGATTCACCGCGCGTCCGAATCGGACGGACAACATCCGCCGTCAGCAGGGTGA
- a CDS encoding VirB4 family type IV secretion system protein, with protein sequence MFGWFKKKKEEPTQTLESLIGDNRGFLDIISPDSIEEQPNYIRLGGNYCRTLCVSYFTNDVQANFLQNLHNIPHNVSIIHHIEPTDSEAMIKSLNRAVIEYRSRLNEPGLRPMDEIRITNDLKDAEILLDNLTSGRSQMFNEHMYIHIQASSLEELNEVTLLVRNHVSKTMKLLIPHYRMLPAFQSVLPLRQNLLSDMTYRNFDTESLSSLFPFDECEIFSEKGIIKGKNLKTNSIVIVDHDQLLNRNEVVIATSGGGKSTYLFGDMIRRWMQGTVIRVVCPKGEFGDKAKQLGGEWVKISPLNGNIINPFEIMYSLIPEDETGEKVAASLLHQKISRLKTMFTLIYKDLKNKQVELALLEKLLVELYADKGITWDTDFSTKGREDFPIMIDLYRKIAQKMEESEQYRLLEDLYQVLYPYAEGSYAKCFNGYTNVDLSNDFIVFDISDLRDESDLQQVAMFNILTFLQDDALKDKTTVTQIYVDEAHVLADPRNPLAMKFLSNMYKLIRSFQGGVTSATQQVGDFLSAVEGSRNYGEAVILNSISKLYLPMLREEMNAIMQRTSEVFSEEEQRLLVVKEEEKGKSAGRGIYVVGSKKVNLYVELTPEELKIWDPKWYQRKYGRKGDTM encoded by the coding sequence ATGTTCGGCTGGTTCAAAAAGAAAAAAGAGGAGCCGACGCAAACGTTGGAAAGTCTGATCGGGGACAATCGGGGCTTCCTGGACATCATTTCTCCGGACAGCATCGAGGAGCAACCCAACTATATCCGGTTGGGCGGCAATTATTGCCGGACTCTCTGCGTCTCCTATTTCACCAACGACGTGCAGGCCAATTTCCTGCAAAACCTGCACAATATTCCCCATAACGTGTCCATCATTCATCACATCGAGCCCACGGACAGTGAAGCGATGATCAAGTCTTTGAACCGTGCGGTCATCGAATACCGTTCCCGGCTCAACGAGCCCGGCCTCCGGCCGATGGACGAGATCCGCATCACCAATGACCTGAAAGACGCGGAGATCTTGCTGGACAACCTCACTTCCGGCCGGTCGCAAATGTTCAACGAACACATGTACATCCACATCCAGGCAAGCAGTCTGGAAGAGCTGAATGAAGTCACGCTGCTGGTGAGAAACCACGTCAGCAAGACGATGAAACTGCTGATTCCCCATTATCGGATGTTGCCGGCCTTTCAATCGGTGCTGCCGCTGAGACAAAACCTTCTCAGTGACATGACATACAGGAACTTTGACACGGAATCCCTGTCTTCCCTGTTTCCGTTCGACGAGTGTGAGATTTTCTCCGAGAAAGGCATCATCAAGGGGAAAAACCTGAAAACCAACAGCATCGTCATCGTGGACCATGATCAGTTGCTGAATCGCAATGAAGTGGTCATCGCCACCAGCGGCGGGGGAAAATCCACCTATTTGTTCGGGGACATGATCCGTCGGTGGATGCAGGGAACCGTGATCCGGGTGGTGTGTCCGAAAGGGGAATTCGGAGACAAGGCCAAACAGCTGGGCGGGGAATGGGTGAAGATTTCCCCGTTGAACGGCAACATCATCAACCCGTTCGAGATCATGTACTCCTTGATCCCGGAGGATGAAACGGGAGAAAAAGTGGCCGCGTCGCTGCTGCACCAGAAGATCAGCCGCCTCAAAACCATGTTCACCCTGATTTACAAGGACCTGAAAAACAAGCAGGTGGAACTGGCGCTGCTTGAAAAATTGCTGGTGGAATTGTACGCGGACAAGGGAATCACCTGGGACACGGATTTTTCGACCAAAGGGCGCGAAGATTTTCCTATCATGATCGACCTGTACCGGAAAATCGCGCAGAAGATGGAAGAATCGGAGCAGTACCGGTTGCTGGAGGACCTGTATCAGGTGCTCTATCCGTATGCGGAAGGATCCTACGCCAAATGTTTCAACGGATACACCAACGTGGACCTGTCCAATGATTTCATTGTCTTCGATATTTCCGATTTGCGGGATGAGTCGGATTTGCAACAGGTGGCCATGTTCAATATCCTCACCTTCCTTCAGGATGACGCGCTCAAGGACAAAACGACCGTCACGCAAATTTACGTGGATGAAGCCCACGTGCTCGCCGACCCGCGAAATCCGCTGGCCATGAAGTTCTTGTCCAACATGTACAAGCTGATCCGTTCGTTCCAGGGAGGCGTGACCAGCGCCACGCAGCAGGTGGGGGACTTCCTGTCCGCCGTCGAGGGATCCCGGAACTACGGGGAAGCGGTGATTCTCAACTCCATCTCCAAACTGTATCTTCCGATGCTCCGTGAAGAGATGAACGCCATCATGCAGCGGACTTCCGAGGTGTTTTCGGAAGAGGAGCAACGGTTGCTGGTGGTCAAGGAGGAGGAGAAAGGAAAAAGTGCCGGTCGGGGCATTTATGTGGTCGGCTCCAAGAAAGTCAACCTGTATGTGGAGCTCACACCGGAAGAATTGAAAATCTGGGATCCGAAATGGTACCAGCGCAAATACGGTCGCAAAGGGGACACCATGTGA